The Agrococcus carbonis sequence ACTGCAGCAGGCCGCCGATCGTCGCCGCGGTGAGCAGCTGCATCTCGTCGAAGCCGAGCGCCGTGACGCCGTAGCCCATCGTGTACGTGTTCATGAGCGAGTACGAGCCGATGCCGAGGAGGGCCACGAGGATCGCGACGCCGAAGGCCGCCGGCTGCGTGCGGATGGCCGCCCACACCGGGTTCTTGGCACGCTCGCCGCGCTCGGCGAGCTCTTTGAACACCGGCGTCTCGTCGATCGACCAGCGCAGGTAGAGCGAGACGGCGATGAGCGGGATCGCGATGAGGAACGGCACGCGCCAGCCCCACGCCGCCATCGCCTCGGGGCCGAGCCCGAAGAACATCGCGAGCATGAGGCCGCCCGCGGCGACCGAGCCGATGGGGGAGCCGAGCTGCGGCAGCGACGCGAAGAACGGGCGCCGGCGGGCGTCGGCGTGCTCGGTGGCCAGCAGCACCGCCCCGCCCCATTCGCCGCCGAGCGAGAGGCCCTGCACGATGCGCAGCACGACGAGCGCGACGGCGCCGAACGCCGCCCAGCCCTCGCCGGTGGGCAGGAGGCCCACGAGGCCCGTGGCGATGCCCATGAGCGTGATCGTGATGAGCAGCGTCGAGCGGCGGCCGATGCGGTCGCCGAGGTGGCCGAAGAGCACGGCGCCGATCGGCCGCACGACGAAGGCGATGCCGATCGTCGCGAAGGAGGCCAGGAGGGCCCCGGTCTCGCCGAGGGCCGAGAAGAAGAACGGCCCGGCGAAGAACGCCGCGAAGTACGAGTAGG is a genomic window containing:
- a CDS encoding MFS transporter, with product MSTIPAAPLRQPTSTRRVAAAATVGTALESYDFYAYSYFAAFFAGPFFFSALGETGALLASFATIGIAFVVRPIGAVLFGHLGDRIGRRSTLLITITLMGIATGLVGLLPTGEGWAAFGAVALVVLRIVQGLSLGGEWGGAVLLATEHADARRRPFFASLPQLGSPIGSVAAGGLMLAMFFGLGPEAMAAWGWRVPFLIAIPLIAVSLYLRWSIDETPVFKELAERGERAKNPVWAAIRTQPAAFGVAILVALLGIGSYSLMNTYTMGYGVTALGFDEMQLLTAATIGGLLQFVTVPLFGVLATRIGSARVVALGALGTLLIAFPIYWLLGSATFAVLVALMIIGGILPTASWAALGGTMQELFRGRHAYSALSVAYALAAVLSGFIPSITAALGAATDEAWWHPGLVLALLSALTLVGAVIAGRMRKLGDEDADAAQAAVAETVPEPA